CTTATTTGCAACGATGAACAAGTATTGCTTCTCACCAGCAGCCGAACTGATGAATTCTTTACCACTCAAGGTAAAGTGATTTTCTGAGTTaaccacaaaaacaataagatcaatttcttcttgtctGCTAAATACCTGGGTGGTTTGATACAGATCCATATTCAAGCCTGGAGCATCGATCAACCGGATATCAATGACTCCGTTGCGTAACAAACTCTGTTCCTTTGGTCTCACATCATTAAGATAaactttcaagaaagagaacTTCTCCTGTTCATACACCAAGTGTTCCAAGTCATCCAAGGTGAAGATTTGGTAGGTAGTTTCATCCTTGATATTGTAAGTTGAAAGGTGAGGAACCGCATGCACTTCTTCCACCGAATTATTGTCTTTGGAAGCATCGATGATTTCACAAAACACAGAAGTACATGGCTGTTGGTCTTCCGGCAACACCTTTCTCCTCAACAATGCATTACAAAACGTTGACTTTCCAGCATTTAAGTCACCGGTGACAAACACTTTAGAGGAAGTATCATCGATTCTATCCTTTaagctcaacaaaaacttcacCTGCTGATTCAACTTTTGCTCCAAGAGAATCGATATGGACgacttgtccaagttgttcaagccATTGGTCAAGTCGTGAGGACTCATTTGtaagttcaacttcaatatcttgaagtcCACTCCATCGTCAGCATCAGACACCTTTGgtttctctttttcaaacGCTTTCAACGACTTGTCGGCTCTGACTACTGTATTTGACATCGGGTAGAAAATGGGTCTAGCCTTGTTCTCATTGGCCAACTCGTAGATCAAGTCGATGGACTTATTGATTAAGTTGTCCAATGCTAGCTTATTTTCGTTATAGTGAAGCTGCTTCATCGAGGCATTTAAACCGTATTTGCGCAACTCCGGCGTCAGCCCATGGACATCGTACTCATTAAATGTCATCAGGTCGGAAAAGCGGCCTTCATTAGCAAGGTAATTTGCAGTTCCTACTGACAGTGATTCGGTATTGTTGTTTGCTCCATCAGAATAATCTGCCACAACAGTGGAGGAGTCCATGTCAAAAGCCGACCCGTTTGACGAGGTTCCATTATTGTTGGAGGTCCCATTGGATGTGTTCGATGAAGACCCGTTGCCAATGATATTTTTCCAATCACTCATCTTGTCATCCCACTGTAAACGAATCATCGTTTTTCCTCACCTCGCCAAAACACAAATATCGGGTCGTGTGGCGCATGACACCTTATTACAAGCATACTACAATACCGTAAAACCATTATAAATTCAAGTGAAAACTGCAGTCACTTAACATACAAACATAGCTCTAGGGCACAAGTGGCCTAAATACTAACGATCTTCAGCCCACTCGTTTTCTCTTCTGATAGCAGCCTCCTCTTCAGGAGTAAAGTCGTTGACaatgttgaagatctttctCAACTCTTCAGGAGACTTGTTTCTGATCATCTCGGCAACGGTCTTACACCCGGCATCCAACAAGGGTCTTatgttcaagtagttggCGGCAGAAATGATTTCATACAACATTTCCTGGtccaccttcaagaagttcttaTCCCATTCGTCAATTGGAGCCGATTTCTTagcatcttcatcgtcttcatcagGGAAAACTGTGTTCTTGTGGTGCTCACACCACTCGATGACTTTTTCCAATACAGTGGCTCTCACATTAGGGGTTGGgatttcaaaatcttcttcgAGACCGTCGGGATTTAAATCCAACACcatgttcttgatcaaaatgGATTTCTCAGCCACCTTCAATTCAACAGGAAACTTTTCGTCGTCCGACGATATTAAAACAACTTTAGCTGACATATTCAATTAGGGCTGCTGGAAATTTTGGAAATAAGTATATGTCAGGTTGAGTTTTCTTGCTTAGAAGTTGTCGCATTGACTCGCGTTTTAAGGATTTTTTAGTTATACCTTCTCAAAATATGCTGGCACACGGTCCCATAAcatattcttcaataaacCACCATCCGGTGGAAATAGAAAGCTCGGAGGAGCTTACAAAGCAAtacaagaagttcaaaagTGCCCCCAAATTTGACTTCAACAGCGATGAGCTCTACTGCATTTGTCGAAAGCCTGATGTGGAAGGCCAGCTTATGGTAGGGTGTGATGGATGTGACGAGTGGTTTCATTTCAAGTGTGTGGGTATCAACACCTTGTATAAAGAGTTGATTGCCACCTTCTTCTGCAAGTTTTGTCAGTGGAAAGGCAAGGGAAATACCAAGTGGAAAAGAAAGTGTAGGGTGGATACGTGCTGGAAACTGGTTGAtaccaactccaagtactgTAGTAAAGAATGTGGAATTGAATACATGAAGCAGCTTAAGGAGAATGTTGCGGCcgacaagatcaagttgatcgTAGACCAGTTTGGACTCGACCAGTTTAAGGAGTTGGGACTTGAATTCCCAGAGTTGGATCAGGTGAAGCAGTTTGAACAGAATCTCGACAAATTTCCTGAAGACTTGAGGATcgagttggccaagtctGAGAAACAGTTGTCCATCACTAAAAAGGAGATCGAAGagtacaagaagaagattgaaTTGTTGACGAGGTATaaggagttgatgaaaacgTTGAATGAAAAAGTCACCAAATTCAGCACCAAAAAGAAGGTCGAGTTATGCTTGTACAACAGAAACCTTCGAAAAATCTCACAGCCTTGGGTGGAGGATTTCCAGGCCAGTATCAATGACATTGCAGATAGTTATAAAGCAGGCGAAACCACCTTTAAAGACACTTGTAtccaagaaaagagaaagtgCCCCAGGCACAATGGGAGCatgaatttgatcaatgatgaGTTCATTGTGAAGATTGGTGCTCTTGAAGGCGACTTGAAGCagtttcaagaacaacaaaCGCTTGTGTTGAGAGATTATTCTATCTCAGTTTATGAGCGGAGCTGATTTTGCAGCTCCACAAATGCGAAACCGCTAACGCGAAATTCCACCACTTCAAAATAATAACAATTGATGGATTCATTTGAAAGGCACAGGTTGGCCGCTGAGGCCAGGCGAAGGCATCTAAAGCAGCAAAGAGACCTACGTACACAGTTTCTGCGGCGACCATTGGTAGATAAAACCAATATTTGCTCCTCAAATACACAACATAAACCGGGAGTGCCTCAGATAAGATCAGAGCTTAAAAGACTCAACAAAGATACAAAAGAGAGAACATCTTCCTCTATGCCCATCAGCAAGGTGGTTGAGATGACGAGGTTGACGTCTAGAGCTGGTGTTAGAACCAGGAAATTCACCGGTGTGAATAGCCGTTTTCAAGCTGTGCTAGAAGAGTTTAACCTGTTGAGCTGTGACTTCTTGACTCGTCAGCAAGCTGCAAAGGCTACTGTATTTCGGTCTGTGTTGTCTTTTATCCACTGGTTCAAAAttaacaagttcaactATGTGCTCCACGACAAGAATAACCATCTCAAACAACTGTATATAGAGGGCAACTTAGAGGTTACAAACTCATCGGCGGAAGTCACATCCACAGGCGGTATGGTGGCAAGATTGACAAGTACAAGATATGTGAGGCCCGAGTTCAGGCCTGACACCTATTCGTTGAGTCCTACACATCTTCTAAAACTGGCCATAAAGGTTGGAAAATTCATGTATTCTGCCCAGGTGTTGAACATCCAGTCTAATACTGTAGAGTCTGTTCTCCTTGCACTTACAGATACTAGGATACAGCTCGAACCTGAGTCGTTGTTAGTGTTTAAAGACCAAAACTCACATATTCAAACCTTTTACGACCAGAAGGTGAGGATTTATCTCCGATGGCATGTATACAACGACAAGCCTATTGACGTAGACTTGTTGCGGAGTGGTTATTAGCGGAATATATTACAAAGGTACAAAAACTAAAAAAATCACTTCTCCTGATCAACCTCCATATCgtttttcttttcat
The sequence above is drawn from the Yamadazyma tenuis chromosome 3, complete sequence genome and encodes:
- a CDS encoding uncharacterized protein (EggNog:ENOG503P1T7; BUSCO:EOG09264ZWF; COG:O); translation: MSAKVVLISSDDEKFPVELKVAEKSILIKNMVLDLNPDGLEEDFEIPTPNVRATVLEKVIEWCEHHKNTVFPDEDDEDAKKSAPIDEWDKNFLKVDQEMLYEIISAANYLNIRPLLDAGCKTVAEMIRNKSPEELRKIFNIVNDFTPEEEAAIRRENEWAEDR
- the SPP1 gene encoding COMPASS (complex proteins associated with Set1p) component (EggNog:ENOG503P16E; COG:S), which gives rise to MSAHGPITYSSINHHPVEIESSEELTKQYKKFKSAPKFDFNSDELYCICRKPDVEGQLMVGCDGCDEWFHFKCVGINTLYKELIATFFCKFCQWKGKGNTKWKRKCRVDTCWKSVDTNSKYCSKECGIEYMKQLKENVAADKIKLIVDQFGLDQFKELGLEFPELDQVKQFEQNLDKFPEDLRIELAKSEKQLSITKKEIEEYKKKIELLTRYKELMKTLNEKVTKFSTKKKVELCLYNRNLRKISQPWVEDFQASINDIADSYKAGETTFKDTCIQEKRKCPRHNGSMNLINDEFIVKIGALEGDLKQFQEQQTLVLRDYSISIRSELKRLNKDTKERTSSSMPISKVVEMTRLTSRAGVRTRKFTGVNSRFQAVLEEFNSLSCDFLTRQQAAKATVFRSVLSFIHWFKINKFNYVLHDKNNHLKQSYIEGNLEVTNSSAEVTSTGGMVARLTSTRYVRPEFRPDTYSLSPTHLLKSAIKVGKFMYSAQVLNIQSNTVESVLLALTDTRIQLEPESLLVFKDQNSHIQTFYDQKVRIYLRWHVYNDKPIDVDLLRSGY